Proteins from a single region of Pseudodesulfovibrio portus:
- a CDS encoding ABC transporter permease, whose translation MRTRWQRFKDSYMLHSFLHDRVAMTCFVILAVLVFSAFAAPVIAPHDPYDSTTIDIMDAQVPPSWSPGGDAKFLLGTDAQGRDMLSTMLYGMRVSILIGVGAVCLQAFLGIVVGLLSGYIKRLDNILMRIADVQLSFSTYMVAIFIGAIVQTAFGVAGYDKVAVPLIIVIIGLAEWPQYARTVRASVLAERGKEYVEAARVIGLSKTRIMWRHILPNTLSPVLVISTVQVANAIMSEAALSFLGLGMPVTKPSLGSLITAGFEYIFSGSWWITIFPGILLVTLILVINLLGDWVRDFLNPKLYKG comes from the coding sequence ATGAGAACCCGCTGGCAACGCTTCAAAGACTCCTACATGCTGCACAGCTTCCTCCACGACCGCGTGGCGATGACCTGCTTCGTTATCCTGGCCGTGCTCGTGTTCTCGGCCTTTGCCGCTCCGGTCATCGCGCCGCACGATCCCTACGACTCGACCACCATCGACATCATGGACGCCCAGGTGCCGCCCTCCTGGTCTCCCGGCGGGGACGCCAAGTTCCTGCTCGGCACCGACGCACAGGGCCGCGACATGCTCTCCACCATGCTCTACGGCATGCGCGTGTCCATCCTCATCGGCGTCGGCGCGGTCTGTCTCCAGGCCTTCCTCGGCATCGTGGTCGGGCTGCTCTCCGGATACATCAAGAGGCTGGACAACATCCTCATGCGCATCGCCGACGTGCAGCTCTCGTTTTCCACCTACATGGTCGCCATCTTCATCGGGGCCATCGTCCAGACCGCGTTCGGCGTGGCCGGATACGACAAGGTGGCCGTCCCGCTGATCATCGTCATCATCGGGCTGGCCGAATGGCCCCAGTACGCCCGAACCGTTCGCGCCTCGGTGCTGGCCGAACGAGGCAAGGAATACGTCGAAGCCGCCCGCGTCATCGGCCTTTCCAAGACACGCATCATGTGGCGGCACATCCTGCCCAACACCCTCTCCCCGGTGCTGGTCATTTCCACGGTCCAGGTTGCCAACGCCATCATGAGCGAAGCCGCCCTCTCCTTCCTGGGACTGGGCATGCCCGTGACCAAGCCGTCGCTCGGCTCGCTCATCACCGCCGGATTCGAGTACATCTTCTCCGGCTCCTGGTGGATCACCATCTTCCCCGGCATCCTGCTCGTCACCCTGATCCTGGTCATCAACCTGCTCGGCGACTGGGTGCGGGACTTCCTCAACCCCAAACTCTACAAGGGGTAA
- a CDS encoding sulfotransferase family protein: MASPLLFLHIPKTAGTTLNAVLDANFAPGSVLDLYTAEQHRAIRDITYDGLAEYDLIRGHIFVQDYDELLDGPVPVRMFTFLRDPVQRVISEYFFLKRWPKSHLHKYLNENNVSLIDYVTSDIGVLRRRGSNNMTNSLSGTKSHSPGERLRTAWHHLSERFACFGILERFDESLLMLAATAGFSETFYERQNVRAVDADRIVTPAELDVIAEYNRLDVRLYEMAVLEFDRRVQAMGSGFQSDLRLFTKVNERFQHVAEMVNLQAGLEQGAIVNAK; this comes from the coding sequence ATGGCCTCTCCCCTGCTTTTCCTGCACATCCCCAAGACCGCCGGGACCACGCTGAATGCTGTCCTGGACGCCAATTTCGCCCCGGGGTCCGTCCTCGATCTGTACACTGCGGAACAGCACCGGGCCATCCGGGACATAACCTACGACGGACTGGCGGAGTACGATCTGATCCGCGGGCACATCTTTGTCCAGGATTACGACGAACTGCTCGACGGCCCTGTGCCCGTGCGCATGTTCACCTTCCTGCGCGACCCCGTGCAGCGGGTGATCTCGGAGTATTTCTTCCTCAAGCGGTGGCCCAAGAGCCATCTCCACAAATATCTCAACGAGAACAACGTGTCGCTGATCGATTACGTCACCTCCGACATCGGGGTGCTCAGGCGGCGCGGCTCCAACAACATGACCAATTCCCTGTCGGGCACCAAGTCCCATTCCCCCGGCGAAAGGCTGAGGACTGCCTGGCACCATCTCTCCGAGCGGTTCGCCTGTTTCGGCATCCTGGAGCGGTTCGACGAGAGCCTGCTCATGCTGGCAGCAACGGCTGGATTCAGCGAGACCTTCTACGAGCGGCAAAACGTGCGGGCCGTCGATGCGGATCGGATCGTCACCCCGGCCGAACTGGACGTCATAGCCGAATACAACCGGCTGGATGTGCGGCTCTATGAGATGGCGGTTCTGGAGTTCGACCGCAGGGTGCAGGCAATGGGAAGCGGATTCCAGTCCGATCTGCGCCTGTTCACCAAGGTCAACGAGCGGTTCCAGCATGTGGCCGAAATGGTCAACCTGCAGGCCGGTCTCGAGCAGGGGGCCATCGTCAACGCCAAGTAG
- a CDS encoding ABC transporter ATP-binding protein, with translation MTAILEIRDVDKHFDISGSFIDQLRLSGGKIVRKKTVVKAVNNVTLDVQPGETLAVVGESGCGKSTLARTVMRMYRPNKGEIHYRGERIDNLSSARMRPYRTKMQMVFQDPYASLNPRMTVRQILEEPVRFHNPDLTRAEVRDQVAEVMTQVGVDPVWATNYPHEFSGGQRQRISIARALVVDPEFIAADEPIAALDVSIQAQILNLLMDAQEQRGLTYLFISHDLSVVEHISNRVAVMYLGCVCELATAKELFSNPQHPYTQALLSAIPKLGGQAGGHIRLSGDVPTPINLPTGCVFHGRCPHANDRCVQEIPQQRTLANGTVVACHGVEEGRI, from the coding sequence ATGACCGCCATCCTTGAAATCCGCGATGTGGACAAACACTTCGACATCTCCGGCTCCTTCATCGACCAGCTCCGGCTCTCGGGCGGCAAGATCGTCCGCAAGAAGACCGTGGTCAAGGCCGTGAACAACGTCACCCTGGACGTGCAGCCCGGCGAGACCCTGGCCGTGGTCGGCGAATCCGGCTGCGGCAAGTCCACCCTGGCCCGCACGGTCATGCGCATGTACCGGCCCAACAAGGGCGAAATCCACTATCGCGGCGAGCGCATCGACAACCTGAGCTCCGCCAGGATGCGCCCATACCGCACCAAGATGCAGATGGTCTTCCAGGACCCGTACGCCTCCCTCAACCCGCGCATGACGGTCCGCCAGATTCTTGAGGAGCCTGTCCGCTTCCACAACCCGGACCTGACCCGGGCCGAGGTGCGCGACCAGGTGGCCGAGGTCATGACCCAGGTGGGCGTGGACCCGGTCTGGGCCACCAACTACCCGCACGAGTTCTCCGGCGGCCAGCGCCAACGCATCTCCATTGCCCGCGCCCTGGTCGTGGACCCGGAATTCATCGCCGCGGACGAGCCCATCGCCGCGCTGGACGTTTCCATCCAGGCCCAGATCCTGAACCTGCTCATGGACGCCCAGGAACAACGCGGCCTGACCTACCTGTTCATCTCCCACGACCTGTCCGTGGTCGAGCACATCTCCAACCGCGTGGCCGTCATGTACCTCGGCTGCGTCTGCGAACTGGCCACGGCCAAGGAGCTGTTCTCCAACCCGCAGCACCCGTACACCCAGGCCCTGCTCTCGGCCATCCCCAAACTCGGCGGCCAGGCGGGCGGCCACATCCGCCTCTCAGGCGACGTGCCCACCCCCATCAACCTGCCCACCGGCTGCGTGTTCCACGGTCGATGTCCGCACGCCAACGACCGTTGCGTCCAGGAAATCCCCCAGCAGCGCACCCTGGCCAACGGCACTGTCGTCGCCTGCCACGGCGTGGAGGAAGGACGGATTTAA
- a CDS encoding Fe-S-containing hydro-lyase, which yields MAEYKLNTPLTDADIEQLKAGDVVFLTGTIHSARDAAHKKLFELLDAGKELPFELEGSAIYYVGPSPAPPGRPIGSAGPTTSYRMDTYAPRLHALGMKASIGKGKRNDEVKAAMKEHKGVYFGATGGAGALLSNSIVESTVIAFEELGPEAIRAMKVKDFPLLVINDCHGGELYVKPKLDTAE from the coding sequence ATGGCCGAATACAAGCTGAACACCCCCCTGACGGATGCGGACATCGAGCAGCTCAAGGCCGGTGACGTGGTCTTTTTGACCGGCACCATTCACTCCGCGCGCGACGCGGCCCACAAAAAGCTGTTTGAACTGCTGGACGCGGGCAAGGAATTGCCGTTCGAGCTCGAGGGTTCCGCCATCTATTACGTGGGTCCCTCCCCGGCCCCTCCGGGCCGTCCCATCGGGTCGGCCGGTCCCACCACCAGCTACCGCATGGACACGTATGCCCCCCGCCTGCACGCGCTCGGCATGAAGGCGTCCATCGGCAAGGGCAAGCGCAACGACGAGGTCAAGGCGGCCATGAAGGAACACAAGGGCGTGTACTTCGGCGCCACCGGCGGCGCCGGCGCGCTCCTGTCCAATTCCATAGTGGAATCCACGGTCATCGCCTTCGAGGAGTTGGGGCCGGAGGCAATCCGCGCAATGAAAGTGAAGGATTTTCCGCTGTTGGTCATCAATGACTGTCATGGCGGGGAATTGTACGTCAAACCCAAGCTTGACACCGCTGAATAA
- a CDS encoding aminotransferase-like domain-containing protein codes for MPDKFARRMSTVHRSFIREILKVTADPEIISFAGGLPNPELFPVDAMDKASRQVFADIGASALQYSTTEGDAGLRAIIAKRYADRGLTVDPDSILVTTGSQQILDICAKVFLDRGDKVVIERPGYLGAIQAFSIFEPEFVTVSLEDDGPNLEELEAAFKDGAKCFYAVPNFQNPSGVSYSLEKRKAVAELTDRYGVLFVEDDPYGELRFLGEHLPSVYAFCKTPGILCGSFSKIAAPGFRIGWVVAGKETYDKLVIAKQAADLHTSTVSQAIMRRYLETNDIEAHVALIKERYGRQRECMVEMIGKYFPAEVTITRPEGGMFLWATLPGYMSSMDLFDAAIKEKVAFVPGRPFYVDGTGENTLRLNFSNADEARIEEGVSRLGRAIKAFMK; via the coding sequence ATGCCTGACAAATTCGCCCGGAGAATGAGCACCGTGCATCGGTCGTTCATCCGGGAAATCCTGAAAGTCACCGCCGACCCGGAGATCATCTCCTTTGCGGGCGGCCTCCCCAACCCTGAATTGTTTCCCGTCGACGCCATGGACAAGGCCTCCCGGCAGGTTTTTGCCGACATCGGCGCCTCGGCGTTGCAGTATTCCACCACCGAGGGCGACGCCGGTCTGCGGGCCATCATCGCCAAGCGGTATGCGGATCGCGGCCTGACCGTGGACCCGGATTCCATTCTGGTCACTACCGGCTCCCAGCAGATTCTGGACATCTGCGCCAAGGTCTTTCTGGACAGGGGGGACAAGGTGGTCATCGAGCGGCCCGGTTATCTCGGAGCCATCCAGGCCTTTTCCATCTTCGAGCCGGAGTTCGTGACCGTGTCCCTGGAGGACGACGGCCCGAATCTCGAAGAACTGGAAGCCGCCTTCAAGGATGGGGCCAAGTGCTTTTATGCCGTGCCCAATTTCCAGAATCCGTCGGGCGTCAGCTATTCCCTTGAAAAGCGCAAGGCCGTGGCCGAGTTGACGGATCGGTACGGTGTCCTTTTTGTCGAGGATGATCCCTACGGCGAGCTGCGTTTCCTGGGCGAGCACCTGCCGAGCGTCTACGCCTTCTGCAAGACCCCCGGCATCCTGTGCGGCTCCTTCTCCAAGATCGCGGCCCCCGGTTTCCGCATCGGCTGGGTCGTGGCTGGAAAGGAAACCTACGACAAGCTGGTCATCGCCAAGCAGGCGGCCGATCTGCATACTTCCACCGTGTCCCAGGCCATCATGCGCCGCTATCTCGAGACCAACGACATCGAGGCGCACGTGGCGCTCATCAAGGAGCGGTACGGTCGCCAGCGCGAATGCATGGTGGAGATGATCGGCAAGTATTTCCCCGCCGAGGTGACCATCACCCGTCCCGAGGGCGGCATGTTCCTCTGGGCGACCTTGCCCGGGTACATGTCTTCCATGGACCTGTTCGACGCGGCCATCAAGGAGAAGGTGGCGTTCGTTCCCGGACGGCCGTTCTATGTGGACGGCACCGGCGAAAACACCCTGCGCCTCAATTTCTCCAATGCCGACGAAGCGCGCATCGAAGAGGGCGTCAGCCGACTCGGCAGGGCCATCAAGGCGTTCATGAAATAA
- a CDS encoding ABC transporter substrate-binding protein — translation MKLSTFKSAGKFSLLLLTLIVALMLVGCGGEEKKEAEKAAPAPEAPAKVTLKLAMDADPVSLDPHVQLSGGMLQYSHMVFDSLVRYDQDMNFVPRLAEKWERIDDLTMRFYLRKGVKFHSGNDFTAEDVVFTIDRLKKSDDYKGLFEPFVGATVVDTHTVDLVTKKPYGLVLNMATYVFPMDKMFYSGTDDKGKAKDLIIKTDYSFANENESGTGPFVVTQREQGVKTVFTRFADYWDKNGNIEEIVLSPIKNDATRVAALLSGDVDFIMPVPPQDLDRIKSTDGLKLITMSGSRIITFQLNQQRNPALADAKVRQAMAYAYDNNGVVEKIMKGFATAASQMSPKGYVGHNENLPLRFDLEKAKALMAESGYPDGFEATMIAPNNRYVNDEKIAEAFVSMMSKIGIKISLKTMPKAQYWDEFDAQAADIQMIGWHSDTEDSGNFYEFLSMCRNAETGYGQYNSGNYCNARVDELTLAAQTETDPAKRAADCQEVEKIQYDEAGFIPLHWQNLSWASKSGMNTEEIVNVMNFPYFGDLVIK, via the coding sequence ATGAAACTGTCGACGTTCAAGTCCGCCGGCAAATTCTCTCTGCTGTTGCTCACCCTGATCGTGGCTCTGATGCTGGTCGGTTGCGGTGGCGAAGAGAAAAAAGAAGCCGAAAAAGCCGCTCCGGCTCCGGAGGCCCCTGCCAAAGTCACCCTGAAACTCGCCATGGATGCCGATCCCGTCTCCCTGGACCCCCATGTCCAGCTGTCCGGCGGCATGCTGCAGTACTCCCACATGGTTTTCGACTCCCTGGTGCGCTACGACCAGGACATGAATTTCGTGCCGCGCCTTGCTGAAAAGTGGGAACGCATCGACGACCTGACCATGCGCTTTTACCTGCGCAAGGGCGTCAAGTTCCACTCCGGCAACGACTTCACCGCCGAAGACGTGGTCTTCACCATCGACCGCCTGAAGAAATCCGACGACTACAAAGGTCTGTTCGAACCCTTCGTCGGCGCGACCGTCGTGGATACCCACACCGTGGACCTGGTCACCAAGAAGCCTTACGGCCTGGTGCTCAACATGGCCACCTACGTCTTCCCCATGGACAAGATGTTCTACTCCGGCACCGACGACAAGGGCAAAGCCAAGGACCTGATCATCAAGACCGACTACTCCTTTGCCAACGAGAACGAATCCGGCACCGGCCCGTTCGTCGTCACCCAGCGTGAGCAGGGCGTGAAGACCGTCTTCACCCGCTTTGCCGACTACTGGGACAAGAACGGCAACATCGAGGAAATCGTCCTCTCCCCGATCAAGAACGACGCCACCCGCGTGGCAGCCCTGCTGTCCGGTGATGTCGACTTCATCATGCCCGTGCCGCCTCAGGACCTGGACCGCATCAAGTCCACCGACGGCTTGAAGCTGATCACCATGTCCGGTTCCCGCATCATCACCTTCCAGCTCAACCAGCAGCGCAACCCGGCCCTGGCCGACGCCAAGGTCCGCCAGGCCATGGCCTATGCCTATGACAACAACGGCGTTGTCGAAAAGATCATGAAGGGCTTCGCAACCGCTGCCAGCCAGATGTCCCCCAAGGGCTACGTCGGCCACAACGAGAACCTGCCCCTGCGCTTCGACCTCGAAAAAGCCAAGGCCCTGATGGCCGAATCCGGCTACCCCGATGGCTTCGAGGCCACCATGATCGCCCCGAACAACCGCTACGTGAACGACGAGAAGATCGCCGAGGCCTTCGTCTCCATGATGTCCAAGATCGGCATCAAGATCTCGCTGAAGACCATGCCCAAGGCCCAGTACTGGGATGAGTTCGACGCCCAGGCCGCCGACATCCAGATGATCGGCTGGCACTCCGACACCGAGGACTCCGGCAACTTCTACGAGTTCCTGTCCATGTGTCGCAACGCCGAGACCGGCTACGGCCAGTACAACTCCGGCAACTACTGCAACGCAAGAGTCGACGAACTGACCCTGGCCGCCCAGACCGAGACCGACCCGGCCAAGCGCGCAGCCGATTGCCAGGAAGTGGAAAAGATTCAGTACGACGAAGCCGGCTTCATTCCGCTGCACTGGCAGAATCTGTCCTGGGCCTCCAAGTCCGGCATGAACACCGAAGAAATCGTGAATGTCATGAACTTCCCGTACTTCGGAGACCTGGTCATCAAGTAG
- a CDS encoding substrate-binding periplasmic protein — protein sequence MRTTTALIFTLLFTFLATTASADSFTALAAPYPPYSVSKGLTVKGVSVAALNAIMEMCGTPLSDRSYKLTPWAYAYECAARTPRQIIVNAKRTPVTEPLYKWVGPVMNSKIVLIGRRKDNLVIPFKSDLKKYRIAAVRWSRPEKALLEGGFAKTELKRTPTHVKSLRMLGNGEVDLFATNERGAPSLFEGLGMALDEFVIYHVYEEEPLYFAFSRDTDDRLISRLNKALEEFKSKNGAGQSRFGLTMSANALSMK from the coding sequence ATGCGCACCACGACAGCCCTGATTTTCACACTGCTCTTCACGTTTCTCGCCACGACAGCCAGCGCGGACAGCTTCACTGCCCTGGCCGCACCCTATCCGCCCTACAGCGTCAGCAAGGGGCTGACCGTCAAAGGCGTGTCGGTTGCGGCCCTGAACGCCATCATGGAAATGTGCGGCACGCCGCTATCCGATCGCTCATACAAGCTCACCCCGTGGGCGTATGCATACGAATGCGCGGCGCGCACGCCCAGGCAGATCATCGTCAACGCCAAACGCACGCCCGTGACCGAGCCGCTCTACAAATGGGTCGGGCCGGTCATGAACTCGAAGATCGTGCTCATCGGGCGCAGGAAAGACAACCTGGTCATTCCGTTCAAATCCGACCTCAAGAAGTACCGCATCGCCGCAGTGCGCTGGAGCCGCCCGGAAAAGGCCCTGCTCGAGGGCGGATTCGCCAAGACGGAGCTGAAAAGGACACCGACCCACGTCAAGTCCCTGCGAATGCTCGGCAACGGTGAAGTGGACCTGTTCGCGACCAACGAACGCGGGGCCCCTTCCCTCTTCGAAGGGCTGGGCATGGCCCTCGACGAATTCGTGATCTACCATGTCTATGAAGAAGAGCCGCTCTATTTCGCCTTCAGCCGGGACACCGACGACAGGCTCATCTCCCGTTTGAACAAAGCCCTTGAAGAATTCAAATCAAAAAACGGCGCCGGTCAGAGCCGGTTCGGCCTGACGATGTCGGCCAACGCCTTGTCCATGAAATAA
- a CDS encoding ABC transporter ATP-binding protein, with protein MEKLIEIKNLRVDFALRSGTVRAVRDVNLVINKGERLGIVGESGAGKSVLGFSLIKLISKPGKITGGEIIFDGTDISKYSADQMRDIRGHHISMIFQDPMMTLNPVLTIGTQMKETILAHMDVSEKEAEAICLDKLRKVYIPSPEKRLKQYPHEFSGGMRQRIVIAISLLTSPKLIIADEPTTALDVTIQAEIMDLLLELCETENMGLILITHDLAVVSEVTQRIAVLYAGKVVELGPAQEIIKNPRHPYTKGLIAALPQMAGGKKRLNQIPGMMPSLLDMPQGCPFEPRCTVRLERCKTEIPVLADVENGTQAACFACEGGK; from the coding sequence GTGGAAAAACTCATTGAAATAAAGAATCTCCGCGTGGACTTCGCCCTGCGCTCCGGAACGGTCCGGGCCGTGCGCGACGTCAACCTGGTCATCAACAAGGGCGAACGCCTCGGCATTGTCGGCGAATCCGGCGCGGGCAAATCCGTGCTCGGCTTCTCGCTCATCAAGCTCATCTCCAAGCCCGGCAAGATCACCGGCGGCGAGATCATCTTCGACGGCACGGACATCTCCAAGTACTCCGCCGATCAGATGCGCGACATCCGGGGCCATCACATCTCCATGATCTTCCAGGACCCCATGATGACCCTCAATCCGGTGCTGACCATCGGCACCCAGATGAAGGAAACCATCCTGGCCCACATGGACGTATCCGAAAAGGAAGCCGAGGCCATCTGCCTGGACAAGCTCAGAAAGGTGTACATCCCCTCACCGGAGAAGCGCCTCAAGCAATACCCGCACGAATTCTCCGGCGGCATGCGCCAGCGCATCGTCATCGCCATCTCGCTGTTGACCAGCCCCAAGCTGATCATCGCGGACGAGCCGACCACCGCGCTAGACGTGACCATCCAGGCCGAGATCATGGACCTGCTGCTCGAACTCTGCGAAACCGAGAACATGGGGCTGATCCTGATCACCCACGACCTGGCCGTGGTCTCCGAGGTCACCCAGCGCATCGCCGTGCTCTACGCGGGCAAGGTGGTGGAACTCGGCCCGGCCCAGGAAATCATCAAGAACCCGCGCCACCCCTACACCAAGGGGCTGATCGCCGCCCTGCCGCAGATGGCGGGCGGCAAAAAACGGCTCAACCAGATTCCCGGCATGATGCCGTCGCTCCTGGACATGCCCCAAGGCTGCCCATTCGAGCCTCGGTGTACCGTCCGCCTGGAGCGGTGCAAGACGGAGATTCCGGTTCTCGCCGATGTTGAAAACGGAACGCAAGCAGCCTGCTTCGCGTGCGAAGGAGGCAAATAA
- a CDS encoding FAD-dependent oxidoreductase — MSQHIVVIGGVALGPKAACRFKRLEPGSTVTMIDQSSMISYGGCGIPYYVSGDVSDAVQLCQTSFHMTRDPQFFKDVKGVDVQVLTRATRIDRDNKRVEVENVETGEKASIDYDKLVIATGAAPRKLGLPGEDLEGVNYVANPGDATCIRESISKGQVGKAVIIGAGFIGLEMAEAYADMWGVETSVVEIMDQIMPRLVSPALATMGQKHMEENGVNFYFGETVERIEGKDGRVTRVVTSKRTLDADAVIISAGVVPNSDIAKEAGLYVHERGGVYVDEFMRTNDPDIYAGGDCCIVKNLVTGADAFLPLGSMANRQGRVIGTNLAGGNARFDGVVGSFVVKLFETSMAGTGLSLESAKQSGFDAMSVLLIQQDRAHFYPTKELMTLEMVVNKANRRVLGVQGFGSSGDAMVGRINAVAAILKSGPTIDDISNMELAYSPPFAAAMDILNTLANLADNALLGINRGVGPDGFKELWDKRDQDACFFLDCRENADAVPYMERNPEFWHNVPQGEIYNRLDEIPTDKPIVLVCNTGARSYEAQIMLTEKGYKDVTNIHGGMASIKKYGVDL; from the coding sequence ATGTCCCAACATATTGTTGTCATCGGCGGCGTGGCCCTCGGGCCGAAGGCCGCCTGTCGTTTCAAGCGGCTGGAGCCCGGTTCCACCGTGACCATGATCGACCAGAGTTCCATGATTTCCTATGGCGGCTGCGGCATTCCGTACTACGTCTCCGGTGACGTGTCCGACGCGGTGCAGCTCTGCCAGACCAGCTTTCACATGACCCGCGATCCCCAGTTCTTCAAGGACGTCAAGGGGGTGGACGTCCAGGTGCTGACCCGCGCCACCCGCATCGATCGCGACAACAAGCGCGTCGAGGTGGAAAACGTCGAGACCGGCGAGAAGGCGTCCATCGACTACGACAAGCTGGTCATCGCCACGGGCGCGGCCCCGCGCAAGCTCGGCCTGCCGGGCGAGGACCTCGAAGGCGTCAACTACGTCGCCAACCCCGGCGACGCGACCTGCATCCGCGAGTCCATTTCCAAGGGGCAGGTGGGCAAGGCCGTGATCATCGGCGCGGGCTTCATCGGCCTGGAAATGGCCGAGGCCTACGCCGACATGTGGGGGGTCGAGACTTCCGTGGTCGAGATCATGGACCAGATCATGCCCCGCCTGGTCAGCCCGGCCCTGGCCACCATGGGCCAGAAGCACATGGAAGAGAACGGCGTGAACTTCTACTTCGGCGAGACCGTCGAGCGCATCGAGGGCAAGGACGGCCGCGTCACCCGCGTGGTCACCAGCAAGCGCACCCTCGACGCCGACGCCGTGATCATCTCCGCAGGCGTGGTGCCCAACTCCGATATCGCCAAGGAGGCCGGGCTGTACGTGCACGAGCGCGGCGGCGTCTACGTGGACGAGTTCATGCGCACCAACGACCCGGACATCTACGCGGGCGGCGACTGCTGCATCGTCAAGAACCTGGTCACCGGCGCGGACGCCTTCCTGCCGCTGGGCTCCATGGCCAACCGCCAGGGGCGCGTCATCGGCACCAACCTGGCCGGGGGCAACGCCCGGTTCGACGGCGTGGTCGGCTCCTTCGTGGTCAAGCTTTTCGAAACCTCCATGGCCGGAACCGGGCTCAGCCTGGAATCCGCCAAGCAGTCCGGTTTCGACGCCATGTCTGTGCTGCTCATACAGCAGGACCGCGCCCATTTCTATCCCACCAAGGAACTGATGACCCTGGAGATGGTGGTCAACAAGGCCAACCGCCGCGTGCTCGGCGTGCAGGGTTTCGGTTCCTCCGGGGACGCCATGGTCGGCCGCATCAACGCCGTGGCCGCCATCCTCAAGTCCGGCCCCACCATCGACGATATCTCCAACATGGAGCTGGCCTATTCCCCGCCGTTCGCCGCAGCCATGGACATCCTCAACACCCTGGCCAACCTGGCGGACAACGCCCTGCTCGGCATCAATCGCGGGGTCGGCCCCGACGGCTTCAAGGAGTTGTGGGACAAGCGCGACCAGGATGCCTGCTTCTTCCTGGACTGCCGCGAGAACGCGGACGCCGTTCCCTACATGGAGCGCAACCCGGAGTTCTGGCACAACGTGCCCCAGGGCGAAATCTACAACCGGCTGGACGAAATTCCCACGGACAAGCCCATCGTGCTCGTCTGCAACACCGGCGCACGGTCCTATGAGGCCCAGATCATGCTCACCGAAAAGGGCTACAAGGACGTGACCAACATCCACGGCGGCATGGCCTCCATCAAAAAATACGGGGTGGATTTGTAG
- a CDS encoding ABC transporter permease, with amino-acid sequence MFAFTVKRIIQAVIVMLIISFIGFAIKHNFGDPIRDLVGQRVTPAERAQIRERLGLNDPFMVQYVRFLGDAIQGDLGQSYFFKKPAAEVIVKKAPATIELVFCAAMIIVVLSVPLGIHAAIKPKSLLSRFVMGGSIVGVSMPVFLTAILLIYIFSVELHWLPSYGRGETVQLFGWWDSGLVTLDGLKHLIMPSIALSSIMLPLFIRLIRSEMMEVLESEYVKYAWAKGLKPRRVWLVHAFKNTLLPVITVGGVQLGIMVAFTILTETVFQWQGMGSMFIESVERSDTSLMVAYLVFVGIVFVLVNTLVDIIYGLVNPTVRVAGRQ; translated from the coding sequence ATGTTTGCATTCACCGTAAAGCGAATCATACAGGCCGTGATCGTCATGCTGATCATCAGCTTCATCGGATTCGCCATCAAGCACAATTTCGGCGACCCGATCCGCGATCTCGTGGGCCAGCGCGTCACCCCTGCGGAGCGGGCCCAGATCAGAGAACGCCTCGGGCTCAACGACCCGTTCATGGTCCAGTACGTCCGCTTCCTGGGCGATGCCATCCAGGGCGATCTCGGCCAGAGCTATTTCTTCAAGAAGCCCGCCGCCGAAGTCATCGTCAAGAAAGCTCCCGCCACCATCGAGCTGGTCTTCTGCGCCGCCATGATCATCGTGGTCCTGTCCGTCCCGCTGGGCATCCACGCCGCCATCAAGCCAAAAAGCCTGTTGTCGCGGTTCGTCATGGGCGGGTCCATCGTCGGGGTGTCCATGCCCGTCTTCCTGACGGCCATTCTCCTTATATATATTTTCTCGGTGGAACTGCACTGGCTGCCATCCTACGGCCGGGGCGAAACCGTCCAGCTGTTCGGCTGGTGGGATTCCGGGCTGGTGACCCTCGACGGTCTCAAGCACCTGATCATGCCGTCCATCGCGCTCTCCTCCATCATGCTCCCGCTGTTCATCCGCCTGATCCGATCCGAGATGATGGAAGTGCTGGAAAGCGAATACGTCAAATACGCCTGGGCCAAGGGCCTCAAGCCCCGCCGCGTCTGGCTGGTCCACGCCTTCAAGAACACCCTGCTCCCGGTCATCACCGTGGGCGGCGTTCAGCTCGGCATCATGGTGGCCTTCACCATCCTGACCGAGACGGTCTTCCAGTGGCAGGGCATGGGGTCCATGTTCATCGAGTCCGTGGAGCGCTCCGACACCTCGCTGATGGTCGCCTACCTCGTGTTCGTGGGCATCGTCTTCGTGCTCGTCAATACCCTCGTGGACATCATCTACGGCCTGGTCAATCCCACGGTCCGCGTGGCGGGGAGGCAATAG